A window from Pleuronectes platessa chromosome 6, fPlePla1.1, whole genome shotgun sequence encodes these proteins:
- the LOC128442438 gene encoding tubulin alpha chain gives MRECISIHVGQAGVQIGNACWELYCLEHGIQPDGQMPSDKTLGGGDDSFNTFFSETGAGKHVPRAVFVDLEPTVIDEVRSGIYRQLFHPEQLITGKEDAANNYARGHYTIGKEIIDIVLDRIRKLADQCTGLQGFLVFHSFGGGTGSGFTSLLMERLSVDYGKKSKLEFSIYPAPQVSTAVVEPYNSILTTHTTLEHSDCAFMVDNEAIYDICRRNLDIDRPSYTNLNRLISQIVSSITASLRFDGALNVDLTEFQTNLVPYPRIHFPLATYAPVISAEKAYHEQLSVSEITNACFEPANQMVKCDPRHGKYMACCLLFRGDVVPKDVNAAIATIKTKRSIQFVDWCPTGFKVGINYQPPTVVPGGDLAKVQRAVCMLSNTTAIAEAWARLDHKFDLMYAKRAFVHWYVGEGMEEGEFSEAREDMAALEKDYEEVGVDSIEGEGEEEGEEY, from the exons ATG CGTGAGTGCATCTCTATCCACGTTGGTCAGGCCGGAGTCCAGATCGGTAACGCCTGCTGGGAGCTGTACTGCCTGGAACATGGGATCCAGCCGGACGGACAGATGCCCAGCGACAAGACTCTGGGAGGAGGAGACGACTCCTTCAACACCTTCTTCAGTGAGACCGGAGCAGGGAAGCACGTCCCCAGAGCCGTCTTCGTGGACCTGGAGCCCACTGTCATCG ATGAAGTTCGCTCTGGAATCTACCGCCAGCTGTTCCACCCTGAGCAGCTGATCACTGGGAAGGAAGATGCTGCCAACAACTACGCCCGTGGACACTACACCATCGGCAAAGAGATCATTGACATTGTGCTGGACAGGATCCGCAAACTG GCCGACCAGTGCACTGGTCTTCAGGGCTTCCTGGTCTTCCACAGCTTCGGCGGTGGCACCGGCTCTGGCTTCACCTCCCTGCTGATGGAGCGTCTGTCCGTCGACTACGGCAAGAAGTCCAAGCTGGAGTTCTCCATCTACCCCGCCCCCCAGGTGTCCACTGCAGTGGTGGAGCCCTACAACTCCATCCTGACCACCCACACCACCCTGGAGCACTCTGACTGCGCCTTCATGGTAGATAACGAAGCCATCTATGATATCTGCCGCAGGAACCTGGACATCGATCGTCCCTCCTACACCAACCTGAACAGGCTGATCAGTCAGATTGTGTCCTCCATCACTGCTTCCCTCCGTTTCGATGGCGCCCTCAACGTGGACCTGACCGAGTTCCAGACCAACTTGGTGCCATATCCCCGTATCCACTTCCCTCTGGCCACCTACGCCCCCGTCATCTCTGCAGAGAAGGCCTACCACGAGCAGCTCTCCGTGTCTGAGATCACAAACGCCTGCTTCGAGCCGGCCAACCAGATGGTGAAATGTGACCCTCGCCACGGTAAGTACATGGCCTGCTGCCTCCTGTTCCGTGGAGATGTGGTGCCCAAAGATGTGAACGCCGCCATCGCCACCATCAAGACCAAACGCTCCATCCAGTTTGTGGACTGGTGTCCCACTGGATTCAAGGTCGGCATCAACTACCAGCCGCCCACTGTGGTTCCTGGTGGAGACCTGGCCAAGGTCCAGAGGGCCGTGTGCATGCTGAGCAACACCACCGCCATCGCTGAGGCCTGGGCTCGGCTCGACCACAAGTTTGACCTGATGTACGCCAAGAGGGCCTTCGTGCACTGGTATGTGGGTGAGGGtatggaggagggggagttcTCCGAGGCCAGGGAGGACATggcagctctggagaaggaTTACGAGGAGGTCGGAGTCGACTCCatcgagggagagggagaggaggaaggagaagaataTTAA